AAGTGGTGGAGTTCGTGCCCTGGCGCGACCCCGACCAGCTGCGGGTGATGGCGCTCGATGGCCGCGCCGACGTGCTGGCGATGCCGACCAACGTCGCCGCCAACCTCTACAACCGCGGCGCGAAGCTGCAGCTGCTCAACGTCTCGACCTGGGGCGTGCTGTGGCTGGTATCGCGCGATCCGGCGCTGAAGACGCTCGCCGACCTGCGCGGCAAGGAGCTGGCGATGCCGTTCCGCGGCGACATGCCCGACATCGTGTTCCAGCTCCTGGCCGGCCAGCAGGGGATCGACGTCAGGAAGGAGCTGCGCCTGCGCTACGTCGCCAGCCCGGTCGATGCGATGCAGCTGCTGGTGATGCGCCAGGTCGATCACGCCCTGCTCGCCGAGCCGGCGGTGTCGATGGCGCTGCGCAAGACCGGCTCTTTCCCGCTCAACGTGGTCGCGCCCGAGCTGCACCGCAGCATCGATCTGCAGCAGGAATGGGGGCGGGTGTTCGCGCGTGCGGCACGCATTCCGCAGGCCGGGATCGCGGTGATGGGGGCGCTGCGCGAGCGCCCCGAGGTGGTCGCGCGCATCGAAGCCGAATACGCGCGCGCGCTCGCCTGGTGCCGCGAGCAGGCGAGCGCCTGCGGACAGGCCGTGGCGGCGCGCATCGATCTGCTCAGCGCCGAGGCGGTGGCCGATTCGATCGCGGTCAGCCAGACCGAAGCGGTGCCGGCCGCGGCTGCACGGGCCGAACTCGAATTCATGTTCGGCCACCTGCATGCGAAAAATCCCGCGCTGATCGGCGGCAAGCTCCCCGATGACGGCTTCTACGCCGGCGCCGTGCGCAGATGAGCCTGCTCCGCGCCTGGCTCGCCGGACTGCCCGCCTATCTGTGGAGCGGCTGGGGGGCGATCGCCAGCCTGTTCCTGCTCTTTGCCGCCTGGGAGGCGGTCAGCCTCGTTTACGGCGCGCTGGTGTTGCCCGATCCGCGCTCGACCTTTTCCACTCTGTGGCAGCTGATCGACAGCGGCGCGGCCTGGCCCGAACTGGCGGTCACCGCGCGCCGTGCGCTCACCGGCTATGCCTTGTCGGTGGTCGCCGGCAGTGCCCTCGGCCTGCTCGCTGGGCTGTCGCTGACCGCGTCGATGATGTCGCGCCCGCTCGTCACCGTGCTCATGGGGACGCCGCCGATCGCCTGGCTGGTGCTGGCGATACTGTGGTTCGGCGCGAGCGACGGCACGCCGGTGTTCACCGTGTTCGTCGCCGCCTTCCCGGTGATCTTCATCGGTGCGCTGCAGGGCACGCGCACCCTCGACAACCAGCTCCGCGGCATGGCCGAGGCCTTTCGCCTGCCGCGGCGCATGATGTTCACCGACGTCTATCTGCCGCACCTGGTGTCCTATCTGTTTCCGGCCTGGATCGCAGCCCTCG
The window above is part of the Thauera aromatica K172 genome. Proteins encoded here:
- a CDS encoding ABC transporter permease; this translates as MSLLRAWLAGLPAYLWSGWGAIASLFLLFAAWEAVSLVYGALVLPDPRSTFSTLWQLIDSGAAWPELAVTARRALTGYALSVVAGSALGLLAGLSLTASMMSRPLVTVLMGTPPIAWLVLAILWFGASDGTPVFTVFVAAFPVIFIGALQGTRTLDNQLRGMAEAFRLPRRMMFTDVYLPHLVSYLFPAWIAALGTAWKVVVMAELLATQDGVGAALAVSRSHLDTAATMAWISAVVGLLLMVEYLVLEPLKRELERWREQGA
- a CDS encoding ABC transporter substrate-binding protein; protein product: METDRCSPPPALCLVDRTVARPGARAHGRHRAASACGGKHGAVRPVLAAWTRLALHLGVVCAFLLVTGIAYAQKLPRLVLAGPSAAVSNPLIRMVDSGALADVAEVVEFVPWRDPDQLRVMALDGRADVLAMPTNVAANLYNRGAKLQLLNVSTWGVLWLVSRDPALKTLADLRGKELAMPFRGDMPDIVFQLLAGQQGIDVRKELRLRYVASPVDAMQLLVMRQVDHALLAEPAVSMALRKTGSFPLNVVAPELHRSIDLQQEWGRVFARAARIPQAGIAVMGALRERPEVVARIEAEYARALAWCREQASACGQAVAARIDLLSAEAVADSIAVSQTEAVPAAAARAELEFMFGHLHAKNPALIGGKLPDDGFYAGAVRR